The genome window TGTCTCACTCCTGCCCCTGTTCTTTCCCTAACCTTTGCACAAATTCTTTGTCCTCCATTCTTCACTCTCCTTCAGTCTCTCATGCCAGCTAGCATCAGTCCCCCTTTCATGTGAAACACCCTAAGGCTACTCtgtccccttcccctgcccctcttCAGTACCATTTTAATCTTACTCTTGATTTCTCACTTCTGGGGAATTTGAACATGTTTCACTTACTTTTAGTCCTCTTCTCCTGCTACATGGTATCCATGTgtctccctccttctttcccccATGATCAAATGTAGCAGAAATAAGCTAGGAGAATGAGGAGTCTAAAGCCCAGCTTCTGAAATCAGACCTGGGTTTGATAATGATTGTGCCACTGACTTGCtttgaacctcaatttcctcatctgtaaaaatgggacAATTCTTACTCAAAGACTAAATTCTAAGACTGTAGTGCCTTATgaacagtaagtgctcaatgttTGCCAGATTGACAGACTGGGGGAAGGGTAATATAGCAAATGCTTTCAGGACATGATATGCAAAGAACTACTTTTTGAAGTTTTGTATCCAAATTGCCTTGACCTAATACTCCTATTAGGAGTACTAGGGCTACAGCCCCCtttctgcagatgaagaaaccacTGTAGAGTCATTGAGTGACTTTCCTGAGATTTTTGTTAAGTATTAAGTGTCAGAGCACAatattcaaacccaggcagtttggcacctgaattttaaaattacgTAGTTCTACCTCCCAAACTATAGAGTGCACGTGAAGCGCCTAACAAGTGTACCGCGGATTGGAGCTGCTCAAACTGGAGCACAatattcaaacccaggcagtttggcacctgaattttaaaattacgTAGTTCTACCTCCCAAACTATAGAGTGCACGTGAAGCGCCTAACAAGTGTACCGCGGATTGGAGCTGCTCAAACTGGAGcaattattttcaatataattgaaaatatatatttcaattcTAAGGGAGGGTGCTGGGCTGAGCCTGTAAACTGGCGGGAGAGGAGGGTCAGGGGAACTTCAACACCCACAAGGCTCCGCGCCTTCCTCTCAGGCACTCCCGATTGGTCCCTGCCCTGCTGAGACCTTTGGTTCTCTGTGGGCGGGTCTGGCGAAGGTTAGAGGGCGGGGCCCCATGCTAATTTAAGAATGGTAAAATACTACTGGCCCCGCCCCCAAACCCGGAAGTAATCTCCGGGTAGGCCCAGGTGGAGTAGAGACTGGCGAGTCTGGGTAGATTGCCGGGCTCGTCCGAGGTCTGCGGGTTGGCGGACTCCCCAGCTCCTACCCCAGCCGAGCGGCTCTGACCAATTGAACGCTGTTTTTGAGAACGGGGCGTGAAGCTGATCGAGGGAAGTACCAGCTGCTTTCCTCCACCCAAGCTGTGCCTCATGGAGTCCACGTTCAGCAGCCCCGCAGAGGCGGCCCTGCAGCGAGAGGCCGGCGCCCCAGGCCTACGCACTCCTCTTGCGGACCTGGACCAAGTGTATGAGCTGGAGCGAATCTCTGGGTTTGTCAGCGACCTGGGGTGCCTGCGGGTGAGAGCGGTTAGGGAGGGTTGGCTCACCTCTCCAGGAATGGGTCGCCCAGAGGAGCAGGGTCTTGGGGTAATTTTGTTAGGACTGGGCTTGGCGGGGTGGGGAGGTGCTCCTCTGGAGGAGGGGCTTTAAAGGTTAGGTAGGGACTCCCAGAAGTTCTTCCTTGAAGAGACTCGGTGGAGGAGAGGCTGTTTCAGGCTCAATGGTTTATGCTTACAGGTGGCCTTACAGTTTCCTGACCAGCTACTGGGAGATGCGGGGGCCGTGGCTGCACGACTGGAAGAGATCACTGGGTCGAAGATGTTCATTCTGGGGGACACAGCATATGGCAGGTGTGAACTTGAGCTTAAGGACTGAGGGTCTAGGGATCCAGGGCTCATGGCATTTCCCCTCTGTGACAGTATCTGCCTCCAGGCTGtgtttctttttgatgatattcTCTTCTCCTGATACTAGCTCCCCTCAACGACAGTGTCTTCTTTTAGTAACATTTTCTTTACTGACCACATTTCCCATTGATGACAGCATTGCATCCAGATGAGAACTCTTCTCACTAACGGTATCTcccctgcagctgctgtgtggaTGTACTGGGTGCTCAGCAAGCTGGAGCTCAGGCCCTTGTACATTTTGGCCCTGCCTGCTTAAGCCCTCCAGCCTGCCCACTGCCCGTTGCCTTTGTCTTTGGTCAACGTTTTGTGTCTTTGGAGCTATGCGCCAAGGCCTTTGAGGCCCAGAACCCAGACCCCACAGTGCCTGTGGTGCTACTGAGTGAGCCAGCCTGTGCCCATGCCCTAGGTAAGGGGTTTTGCCTGTGCATGCAGGAAGGGTGGACCAACTACGTTGTGCCTTGATTTCCCCATTTCTGTACATTCCCATAGAGCTCTTGATATGGGCTTGACCCCAGTCTTTGCTTTTGGGTCACAGTCAGTCTCCTGGGGATGAGAGGGCTCCTGCTTAGCCAGGCTCCAACCCTGACACCACCTCCTTCTTCCAGAGGCCTTGGCCACTCTCCTGCGCCCGCGGTACCTGGACCTGCTTGTCTCCAGCCCAGCTCTTCCCCAGCCAACGGGCTCTCTCAATCCAGAGCCTGAACCTTTGGAACGTTTTGGGCGCCACTTCCCCCTGGCTCCAGGGAGGTGTCTGGAAGAGTATGGTGCCTTCTATGTGGGGGGCTCTGAGACTAGCCCTGACCTTGACCTCGACCCTGATCTGAGCCGGCTGCTCTTGGGCTGGGCACCAGGGCAGCCCTTCTCCTCCTGCTGCCCAGACACTGGGCGGACTCAGGACAAAGTTGCCCAGGCTAGGCGCCTAAGGGCACGTAGACAGTATCTGGTAGAGAGGGCCAGAGATGCCCGTGTGGTGGGGCTGTTGGCAGGCACATTGAGTGTGGCACGACACCGTGAGGCACTGGCACACTTGCGGAACCTGACTCAGGCTGCCGGCAAGCGTAGCTATGTGTTGGCCCTGGGACGGCCCACACCTCCCAAGCTTGCCAACTTCCCTGAGGTGGATGTCTTTGTCTTGTTAGCCTGTCCTCTTGGTACCCTAGCTCCCCAGCTTTCTGGTAACTTCTTCCGGCCTGTATTGGCACCATGTGAGCTGGAGGCTGCCTGTAACCCTGCGTGGCCACCTTCAGGCCTGGCTCCCCACTTCACACATTACAAGGATCTGTTACCTGGTGAGTGGTGGGGTACTGCCTGAGCTGGAAACACTTGCAGTATAGAATCAGGGAGCCAGTATgaatcctctttctctctcccaggcTCTCCTTTCCATGTGCCCCTCCCACCACCTGACTCAGAACTGTGGGACACCCCAGATATTTCACTCATTACTGGGGAGCTCCGACCTCCACCTGCTTGGAAGCCATCAATTGATCCTGGATGCTCAGCCCTGACCCCTCGGCCCCGACTGGAGCTGGCTGAGAGCAGCCCTGCAGGTAAGTGTGCCAAGTCTCCACTCCCATCTGAACTCTTTTCCCAGGTCCAGGTTACTCAGCCTCAGTCTCTTCCCTCTGCAGCCTCATTTCTTAGTTCCCGGAGCTGGCAGGGGCTGCAGCCCCACCTGGGTCAGACACCAGTGACAGGAGCTGTGAGTGGAAGACGAGGGATTGCCATCGCCTATGAGGATGAAGGAAGCAGCTGATACTATGTGGGGCCAGAGACACAGATGGACTTAAGAATCACTACTGAGGGCTTTAGTGCTCCCTGCCTCAACCTCACCCATCTGCCAGGATCCTTGAAGTAGCTGAGGATAGCATCCAGCTCTGTCCTGTCCTGGCACTGGCACACGGCCGAGCAGATATTGGCTTAGTAAATGCCTGTTATTTGACTTACAGGGACTGATTTGTGGCTTTTTTAAATCCTCCTGGGAGCAGCCCAGAACCTCTGGCCAATCCCAGTTTTTGGTGTGCAGGTGATGGTCTCACAAGGGCAAACGCAGGTTCTAAGACCAGGGTCTCTCAACCTTGGTACTGTTGACATTTGGGCCAGACAATCCTTCATTGTGAGGAGCTCTTCTGGGTACTGTGGGATAGTTAGGATCATCTCTGGCTtctgcccactagatgccagtagcacactCTTCCCCAGCTgtgataaccaaaaatgtctccggATTGATAAATGTCACCTAGTGGGGCAAAACTGGCCCGAGTTGAGAACTACCAGTCTAGACCTGTGCTGTCTAGTATAGTAGCCACTAGACTCTTGGGCTATTTAAACTAAGATTAAAAACTCAGTTTCTGTCATACCAGTAATATTTCAGTGCTCAAATAGCCAAAAGAGAAGACAGTACAGGTATGGGAATTTCTATTGCAGAAAATTCTGTTGGGCAGTGCTGGTCTATGATGACTCCGATTTGTTTTTAGGGAGATCACAGAAACTTGAATAAACCAGATgcttgttctctttctctctcttgttatTCATCAAACACTTCACATCTTGTGGTTGGATATCTGAATTGTATTTGACTGTATTCCTGTCTCCAAACAGTGTAGTTGGGAAAAGAAGCAATTAAATAAGCAACTTCCACTCAGTGAAACTACGCTTTGTGAGGAAGGAAGCTGCCAGGGATATTTCTTCATTCCCTTATTTGCTGAGGGTCTTGACATACTGACATTGGTTCAGGGTGTTGAAAAAACAGGTGAATAAGGgatgtggtccctgccctcagggagtgcCTAGTCT of Manis javanica isolate MJ-LG chromosome 4, MJ_LKY, whole genome shotgun sequence contains these proteins:
- the DPH2 gene encoding 2-(3-amino-3-carboxypropyl)histidine synthase subunit 2 isoform X1 encodes the protein MESTFSSPAEAALQREAGAPGLRTPLADLDQVYELERISGFVSDLGCLRVALQFPDQLLGDAGAVAARLEEITGSKMFILGDTAYGSCCVDVLGAQQAGAQALVHFGPACLSPPACPLPVAFVFGQRFVSLELCAKAFEAQNPDPTVPVVLLSEPACAHALEALATLLRPRYLDLLVSSPALPQPTGSLNPEPEPLERFGRHFPLAPGRCLEEYGAFYVGGSETSPDLDLDPDLSRLLLGWAPGQPFSSCCPDTGRTQDKVAQARRLRARRQYLVERARDARVVGLLAGTLSVARHREALAHLRNLTQAAGKRSYVLALGRPTPPKLANFPEVDVFVLLACPLGTLAPQLSGNFFRPVLAPCELEAACNPAWPPSGLAPHFTHYKDLLPGSPFHVPLPPPDSELWDTPDISLITGELRPPPAWKPSIDPGCSALTPRPRLELAESSPAASFLSSRSWQGLQPHLGQTPVTGAVSGRRGIAIAYEDEGSS
- the DPH2 gene encoding 2-(3-amino-3-carboxypropyl)histidine synthase subunit 2 isoform X2, with the translated sequence MFILGDTAYGSCCVDVLGAQQAGAQALVHFGPACLSPPACPLPVAFVFGQRFVSLELCAKAFEAQNPDPTVPVVLLSEPACAHALEALATLLRPRYLDLLVSSPALPQPTGSLNPEPEPLERFGRHFPLAPGRCLEEYGAFYVGGSETSPDLDLDPDLSRLLLGWAPGQPFSSCCPDTGRTQDKVAQARRLRARRQYLVERARDARVVGLLAGTLSVARHREALAHLRNLTQAAGKRSYVLALGRPTPPKLANFPEVDVFVLLACPLGTLAPQLSGNFFRPVLAPCELEAACNPAWPPSGLAPHFTHYKDLLPGSPFHVPLPPPDSELWDTPDISLITGELRPPPAWKPSIDPGCSALTPRPRLELAESSPAASFLSSRSWQGLQPHLGQTPVTGAVSGRRGIAIAYEDEGSS